A window of the Lactobacillus amylovorus DSM 20531 genome harbors these coding sequences:
- a CDS encoding response regulator transcription factor has translation MKILVAEDEPQLLRVLTVAMEKSGYEVDPVDNGLKAVEHAKANSYDVIILDIMMPVMDGITALKKIRESGDKTYILMLTAKAEVDDRVTGLDSGADDYITKPFSLKELLARLRSKERREDDYTPNLLTVGDVTLNVEQQNLASHNSIQLSGPETQLMNYFLLNENKELSTEDIFNRVWKNDEDANPEVVWVYVSYLRQKLRSIGSTVKIEGEKGGSYELVK, from the coding sequence ATGAAAATTTTAGTAGCAGAAGATGAACCTCAGCTATTGCGTGTTTTAACGGTAGCGATGGAGAAATCCGGCTATGAAGTTGATCCCGTCGATAATGGATTGAAGGCAGTAGAACATGCTAAAGCCAATTCCTACGATGTGATCATTTTGGACATCATGATGCCAGTAATGGACGGTATTACTGCGCTGAAGAAGATCAGAGAAAGCGGCGATAAGACTTATATTTTGATGCTTACCGCTAAAGCCGAAGTTGACGACCGCGTAACTGGCCTTGATAGTGGTGCCGATGACTATATTACTAAGCCATTTTCATTAAAAGAGCTTCTTGCGAGATTGCGTTCAAAAGAACGGCGCGAAGATGATTACACTCCTAATTTATTGACTGTGGGGGATGTAACACTTAACGTTGAACAACAAAACCTGGCCAGTCATAATTCCATTCAATTAAGCGGCCCCGAGACCCAATTGATGAATTATTTTTTGCTAAATGAAAATAAAGAATTATCAACCGAAGATATTTTTAATCGCGTCTGGAAGAACGACGAAGATGCCAATCCAGAAGTAGTCTGGGTTTATGTTTCATATTTACGCCAAAAACTGCGGTCAATCGGTAGCACAGTTAAAATTGAAGGCGAAAAAGGTGGTAGTTATGAATTAG
- a CDS encoding GTP pyrophosphokinase gives MNIYGKYAPTLDKILNQLMNRFDELNNNYQKVHHERLYEHLNGRVKSEASMEEKCTRKHYPLNAHSALREVRDSIGLRVVCNFIDDIYTCIDYIKSWDDVSVYNEKDYITNAKPNGYRSYHMILEITVPDEDVDGNIPGHYFVEVQLRTIAMDTWASLEHEMKYKHQIKNPEMIGKELKRVADELASCDVSMQTIRQLIKEGD, from the coding sequence TTGAATATTTACGGAAAATACGCCCCCACACTGGATAAGATACTTAACCAGCTAATGAATCGTTTTGATGAATTAAACAACAATTACCAAAAAGTTCATCATGAGCGTTTATATGAACACTTAAATGGCCGTGTAAAAAGTGAAGCTAGCATGGAAGAAAAATGTACCAGAAAGCATTATCCATTGAATGCACACTCGGCTTTGCGTGAAGTGCGTGACAGTATCGGCTTGCGTGTTGTCTGCAACTTTATTGATGACATTTATACCTGTATTGACTACATCAAGAGTTGGGATGATGTAAGTGTTTATAACGAAAAAGACTATATTACTAACGCTAAGCCTAATGGTTATCGTTCATATCATATGATTCTTGAAATTACCGTACCCGACGAAGATGTCGACGGCAATATTCCAGGTCATTATTTTGTTGAAGTGCAGCTAAGAACAATTGCTATGGACACTTGGGCAAGTCTTGAACATGAAATGAAATATAAACATCAGATCAAGAATCCTGAGATGATCGGGAAAGAATTAAAACGAGTAGCTGACGAGCTTGCTTCTTGTGATGTAAGCATGCAGACGATTCGTCAGTTAATCAAGGAAGGGGACTAG